The Candidatus Zixiibacteriota bacterium genomic sequence GATGAAGTGGTGGATGTAATCCGACAGCTCCGCCACGGCCTCGTTGCCGCTGGTGACGAAGTAGCTCACGCCGATTCCGCGGCTCGCGCCCGCCCGAACCAGGGCGCCGAGCAGCCCGCCGCTCTGCGACACCATCGCCAGCCCGCCGTAGCGGATCTCGTTCAGCCGCTGCTCGGGAAAGAGCATCGCGCGCGAGCGCAGCGCCGCATGCCCCATGCAGTTCGGCCCGCAAACCGCGATCCCCCGCTCGCGCGCGTAGCCTTGCAGAAACGCCTTGCGCTTCAGCCCCTCCGCGTCGCCTCCCTCGCCGAAACCTCCGCTCAGGATCGTGGCCGACCGAAACGCCCCCTCGCGGCTCTTCTCCAGCATCTCGACGACGGTCGCCGCGGGCACGATGAAAACCGCGTTGTCGACGCTGCACGGCAGCGCGTCGAGGCTCGGATAACACGGGCGGCCCCAGAGCTCTTCGTAGCGGGGATTGACGAGGTAAATCTCGCCCGGATACTCGAAGTGCTTCAGCATTCCCCAGATGCGGGCCGGCCAGCCGGCCTTCGGTGAAGCGCCGACGATGGCGACCGAACGGGGCTCAAGCAGCGGCGTGAGGTCCCTGAATTCCGACACGATTCCCTTCCTCCTTCAATGCAGCTGGATGCCGGTGCGCCGCGCAAAGGCGTAGTAAGCGAGCGCCACGGAGACCAGCACGGTGGTCCACATGACGCCGAACGCGGCCAGCTCGCCCACCTGGGCGTTCTCCCACAGCTCGTAGATCGTCACCGATACCACGGGCGTCTGCGGGCTCACGAGCAGGATCGACATGGAAAGCTCCTTGGCGGAGATCAGAAAGACGAAGGTCCATCCTCCCACGAACGCCGGGGTGAGCAGCGGCAGCGTGATCCGCCGCATGCAGTGCACCCAGGAGGCGCCCGCGGCGTAGGCCGCTTCCTCCAGCTCCCTGTGCAGCTGCAGCAACCCGGCGTGGGTGTAGCGGACGCCGTAGGGGATGTAGCGGGTGACAAAGGCGATCAGCAGGATCCACAGGGTGCCGTAGACGGGAACCGGAAACACGAGGTAGAAGCGCAGGATCGCCAGCCCCATGACGATTCCGGGGAAAAGCAGCGGCAGGGTCGTCAGCAGGTCGAGCAGCCACCTGCCCCGCGCGCGGCTGCGCGCCAGGAACCACGAGGCGAACGAGGTCAGCAGCATCACCACCGTAGCGCTGCCGACGCCGAGAAGGAGGCTGTTCTTGACCGCCAGCGCGATCTTGTCGAAGTGAAGCGCGGCCCGGTAGTTGCGCAGCGTCAGGTGGGAGAGCGCCTCGAGCGACGGCTGCATGTAGAACGGCAGCAGCGAGGCCCAGAGGATGACGAGGAACGGGGCGGCGAGGAGAAGGGCCGCGTAGAGGAGCAGCGCGCCCGCGGCGCAGTAGCGCCAGCGGCCGAGGGCGATCGGGCGCGGGCGGTAGGCCTTGCCGGTGATCGTGTGGAAGCGCGACGCCTCGCGCGTCAGGCGAAAATAGAAATAGAGCGCGAGGCCGACCAGCAGCATGAGCAGCACCGAAAAGGCTCCCGCGCTGCCGTAGCTGGGCGGCATTCGCTGCGCATCGAGGAAGATCGAGGTCGTCAGGACCCGGATGTCGCCGGGAAGCCCGATCAGCGCCGGGATCTCGAACGCCTCGAAGGCGCGGATGAACACGAGCAGCAATACGGCCGCGAACGCGGGCAGCATCAGGCGCAGCGACACGCGCTTGAGAGTGACCCAGAGCCCGGCGCCACACACCGCGGAGGCTTCCTCGAGCGAGGGGTCCATCGAGCGGAACGACGCGGCCAGCATCAGGAACACGAGCGGCGACCAGAGCAGCGACTCGACGAGGATCATGCCGCCGAGGGAGTAGACGTTCACCACCGGCCCCGTCTGGCCGAGCATCGCCTTGAGCCAGGAATTCACCGGCCCCGCTTTCCCCAGGAGCAACAGCCAGCCGATCGTGTAGAGAATGAACGGGGTTCCGAAGGAGGCGAAGGCGGTGAAGTAACCGAGGCCGCGCAGCGGCGCGTCCGTGCGCGTCGCGAGCCACGCCACCGCGCCGCCGAGGAGGGTGGCACCGAGCGCGCTTCCGGCGGAAAACGCGAGCGTATTGGCGAGCGGCTTGAGAAGCCGGGGCTCCGCCAGCAGGTCGCGGTAGTACTGGAACGTGAAGGCGTCCGGCTCGCCGCTGAAGGTGGTGGTGAAGAGGCTGGTCTGCACCACCGAATACAGCGGCGGCAGCACCAGATAGGCGGTCACGAGCGAAACGCAGACGAGGACCCTTCGCTCGGCGTCCGTTCCGCCCGCTGCGCGCGCGAGAGCGGTCCGAAACGAGAGGCGGGGTGCCGCCGGTCGCGACGAAGCCATGGAACCCGGCCGCGCCTCAAGACCGCCTTCGCGCTACTTGAGGAAGTGCGCCTGGAAAAAGTCGATCCACTCGTTGCCTTTTTCCAGCTGCGTTTCGGGGCCGATGTAGGTGGCGCGCTTGAAGCGTCCTCCGCCAGGCTTGAGGTCCGCCTGCTTGGCCGGTATCTCCGGATGCGCCGGCAGATAGTCGGCGTCCTGGAACACTCTCTGCCCGCGCCTGGAGAAGATGAAATCGAGAAACAACATCGCCGCGTGCGGGTGCGGGGCGTTCTTCGCCAGGCCGCTGCTGTTGAACGTGGCGGTGACGGGCTCGATGGGGTGCCAGTCGACCGGCGCGCCCGCCTTCCGGCTGATCAATGCGTGGTGGTTGAAGATGTGGAGCGCCAGCGGGTGCTCCCCGGCGATCACGAGGTCGAGGATCTGGCGGTTGCTCGCCGTGCTCTTAGCGATCTCCTGCTTCGCAAGCTTGAGCAGCAAGGCCTTGCCCGCCTCCGGCCCGAGCGTGAGTAGGATGTTGCCGATCATCATCGGCGCGCCGGAGCCCCGGCTCGTCGACCAGATCATGTTGCCCTTCCACCGCGGCTGCAACAGGTCTTCCCACGTCTTCGGGAGCTCGCCCGGCTTCACCATCCGGGTGTTGTATCCGGGTGTGAGGAAATAGAGGTTGGTCGCGCCCCAGATGCCCCGGGGATCCCTGAGCTCGGGCGGATACTCGTCGAGATACGGCGAGAAGAAACGCTGCATGATGCCGGCCTTGTTCGCCATGGCGGCGGAGGTCGTTCCGTCGATGATGTCGACGTCGTAGCGCCGCGCGCGGTACTCGGACACCGCCTTTTGCACGACCCGCTCGGTGTTGCCGCGGAAAAACTCGATCTGGACGAACGGGTACTCCTTCTCGAAAGCAGCCTTGAGCGGCCGCACCACCTGATCGACGATCAGCGTGCTGTACCAGGTGAGCTTGCCTTCTTTTTTCGCTCCCTCCACCAGAATCTTCTGGCGCTCCGGTCCCTTGAGCAAAGCCACGCTCTCCACGGTGGCCGCGGCGGCCGCGGCAAGGCCGGCGGCGAAAAGCGCCGTCGCGAAAACCGCGCCGGCGATAATACCGGGTCCCCTGTCGGGTCCAAGATTTCCTCTCATCGCTTCTTCCCCTTAGTATTCGAGGCCGGCCGTTTTCGTTACTTGAGGAGGATTTCCTTCAAGCGCGCCACGACGGCAGGCTCGGCGTTGACGATACCGAGTACGCTTTTTTCGAGCTCTTCCCCGCTGAGCGGGCTGAGATCGAGCTTCGATTTCTGCGCGTCGGCGAGAAACTCGGGATCCTTCATAGTCTCCATGAAAGCCCGCCGCAAGAGCTGCACCCGCTCCTTGGGCGTGCCCGGAGGCAGCACGTAAGGCCGCGCGGTCGGGTTGTAGTCATGGATTCCGACCTGGATCACCTTGCGGTCGAGCTCGCTCTTCGCGTAGTCGACGACCCGCCGCACCTTTCCCACCTCGGGGTTCGGTCTTGCCACCGCCTGGAGGATCATGCGCACCTCGCCGGACTCGACCTCCCGCCGCCACGTCGCCTTGAACGACTCCCACGAGTTGGTGAGCCCGTCCACCTCGCCGGCGTTGAAGGCAAGGCGGATGTCGGCGGTGCCCTTGTATCCCGAGACGAGCTGAATCGGGAGGTTGAGCGTGGCCTTGGCGATCTTGGTGATGTCGTCGGTCGCGGAGCCGGCGCCCACCCCGCCGAACTTCACTACCTGCTTGGACTCCATCCATTGCTCGACCCCGGTAACGCCGCTTCTCTTCGAGACGGCCAGCATCTGGTTGTCCTGGGCCGGGGCGCCGAGGTACTCGAACTTGCGGGCGTCGAACTCGATTCCGGGCTTGCCGAGCAGCGCCTGGAGAAACAGCCCGCCGATGAAATGACCGATCGTCAGCCCGTCGGGACGGGCGACCTTGTAAGCGTGGTTGGCGGCGATGAGGCTCGCGGCTCCCGGCATATTCTCGACGGCGATCGCGGGGTTTCCCGGAATGTGCCTTCCCATGTGGCGTGCGAGCACCCGCGAGTAGGTGTCGTAGCCGCCGCCGGCCGAGAAACCGACGATGATGCGTACGGTCTTCCCCTTGTAAAACGGTTCCTGCGCAAACGCATGGCCGGCGAGAGAAAGGCCGATCAGAGCCCAGAGCTGCAACACTCGACGTCGCATGGGGGTCCTCCCGGGGTTCCTGGCTTAGCTTCGCACTCATAACAGAGGATCGGCCGCTGAATCAACCGCAAGCGGCTTCGCACGAGAGTCCTTGACTGTTCGGTCGGAGGCGGCTAGAGCCACGTCGAGGAGTCGCTCCCATGATCACCCGCTTTGTCGTTACCCGCCGCGAGATCTTCGCCCGCGGCCACGAGTTCGGTGTTACCGGAGCCTACGAAAAGCTCGCGGGCAAGGCGTACGGAGAGGTCGACCCCGAAAGCCCGCTCGACCGGGTGATCGTCAACCTCGATAAGGCGCCGAGAAACCGCCGC encodes the following:
- a CDS encoding iron ABC transporter permease produces the protein MASSRPAAPRLSFRTALARAAGGTDAERRVLVCVSLVTAYLVLPPLYSVVQTSLFTTTFSGEPDAFTFQYYRDLLAEPRLLKPLANTLAFSAGSALGATLLGGAVAWLATRTDAPLRGLGYFTAFASFGTPFILYTIGWLLLLGKAGPVNSWLKAMLGQTGPVVNVYSLGGMILVESLLWSPLVFLMLAASFRSMDPSLEEASAVCGAGLWVTLKRVSLRLMLPAFAAVLLLVFIRAFEAFEIPALIGLPGDIRVLTTSIFLDAQRMPPSYGSAGAFSVLLMLLVGLALYFYFRLTREASRFHTITGKAYRPRPIALGRWRYCAAGALLLYAALLLAAPFLVILWASLLPFYMQPSLEALSHLTLRNYRAALHFDKIALAVKNSLLLGVGSATVVMLLTSFASWFLARSRARGRWLLDLLTTLPLLFPGIVMGLAILRFYLVFPVPVYGTLWILLIAFVTRYIPYGVRYTHAGLLQLHRELEEAAYAAGASWVHCMRRITLPLLTPAFVGGWTFVFLISAKELSMSILLVSPQTPVVSVTIYELWENAQVGELAAFGVMWTTVLVSVALAYYAFARRTGIQLH
- a CDS encoding tripartite tricarboxylate transporter substrate-binding protein → MRRRVLQLWALIGLSLAGHAFAQEPFYKGKTVRIIVGFSAGGGYDTYSRVLARHMGRHIPGNPAIAVENMPGAASLIAANHAYKVARPDGLTIGHFIGGLFLQALLGKPGIEFDARKFEYLGAPAQDNQMLAVSKRSGVTGVEQWMESKQVVKFGGVGAGSATDDITKIAKATLNLPIQLVSGYKGTADIRLAFNAGEVDGLTNSWESFKATWRREVESGEVRMILQAVARPNPEVGKVRRVVDYAKSELDRKVIQVGIHDYNPTARPYVLPPGTPKERVQLLRRAFMETMKDPEFLADAQKSKLDLSPLSGEELEKSVLGIVNAEPAVVARLKEILLK
- a CDS encoding ABC transporter substrate-binding protein, whose protein sequence is MRGNLGPDRGPGIIAGAVFATALFAAGLAAAAAATVESVALLKGPERQKILVEGAKKEGKLTWYSTLIVDQVVRPLKAAFEKEYPFVQIEFFRGNTERVVQKAVSEYRARRYDVDIIDGTTSAAMANKAGIMQRFFSPYLDEYPPELRDPRGIWGATNLYFLTPGYNTRMVKPGELPKTWEDLLQPRWKGNMIWSTSRGSGAPMMIGNILLTLGPEAGKALLLKLAKQEIAKSTASNRQILDLVIAGEHPLALHIFNHHALISRKAGAPVDWHPIEPVTATFNSSGLAKNAPHPHAAMLFLDFIFSRRGQRVFQDADYLPAHPEIPAKQADLKPGGGRFKRATYIGPETQLEKGNEWIDFFQAHFLK